CAAAGCAGCCCAGACTGGGTAAGGGTCCCCACACTGAGACCCCCCACGCCGGCGTCGGTCAGGTGGGGTAGGGAGGCCAAGCCAGAGCCTTAAGAGGCTCAGGTTGGGTCATGCCGCTAGGATTTGACTCTTGACAAGAGCCAATGTCTCCGAGTCTGTCTCCCCGTCTATAAACCAAGTGTAATAGGACCTTTCCCACAAGGTGGTAGCAGGGGCTGAAGTGTGGTGTGAACAGAAGCTTTAAACACGGTTTAGCCACCTCCTCCCACGCCTGCCATCCCCACCCTCCTGCTCACGACTTCAGGGGAGCAACATCAAACAGATCAGGGACTGGACAGCTGACCTCCTCATGCCCCCGGGGACCCCAAGGGGGTGAGAGGAATACGAGGCCCCCCTCCTGCTTTTGGGGAGCTGCCAGCCCACCCTGGCTGTGGTCTGGTGAAGTGGCAGGCAGCACAAGTTACTGCGCCAGACGACTGGGTTCAGGCGGAGCGTCAGTACCAACAGGTGATTGTGGAGTTTGGGGACATCAGCCacggaaggcttcctggaagaaaccACTTTGAATGAGGTCTCAAGGTCACCACTATCGCCTCCCTGTTGTTTTCCGGGTGCCAGGCAGTGTGAAGGGGCGGGGGGGAAGTGAAGGGCGAGTTGCCCCTCTGGGGAGGCACAGACTCGCTGGGAAGACAGGCTGTGTGGATGGAGCTGGGTCCACCTCGGCCGTCTGCATGGGGGGCGCAGGCCTGCgggccactggacagccaggaggCGGGGGAGCCCGAGAGAGAGTGTGGCGTCGGACAAGGGGGTCAGATTTGTGGGCAGGAGTGCGAACAGAACCTCGGGCAAAGAAGGTGGGTGCGGGCGGAGAGAGCCTGCCTTGGGGCACGCGGGACAGGGGCTTGGAGCCATGGGGGTGCTGGAGGCTGGGGGAATGATGTAGAAAGGTGTGGCAGGGACAGGGCCCTCTGTGGGAGGTGGAGAGAAAGGAAACCACCCCCGCCTGGGAGATAAAAGCAGAAGCCAGAATCCTAAGGGACAGGCCCTCATACCCTCCTCACGGCTGTGGGGCGGGGGCAGGCGTCTCCAGCTCCAAAAGCCCATTTCCACGTCCTTTACTCCATTCGATTAGAAACAGGGTCTCCTGTGAGCCCCGAGTCCATTGCTAGAGGTCCCACCCTGGGCACTTTTCCAATGTCAGTGGGCCACCCTGGGCCCTGGGGAAGGCTGGCCTCAGCCTCCTTTTGGCGGCTTGAGTTTCTGTCCCGGGGCGGCTCGGGGGATTGCTGGGAAGGAAGGAGCTGGGTTTAAACGCCACTGTCTGCTTCCAGAACCTTCGCTGCACTTCCACATCCCCATCTACCAAGGCGTGTGGGGATGGAGGCAGGGTTGGGGCCAGCGGGGTCCCCTTTCCCGGGGGCCTCCCATGTGGCCCCTGGCCAACCGGGAGGTGCCAACCTTCCCAGGCTCACTCACGGCCGCCCTGTCTATGCAGGGCTCAGGTGGAGGAGGTGGCGGCCGTGGCCAGCGGCACGGCAGGAGGTGATGACGGGGGTGCCTCCGGGCGCCTCCTGACCAAGGCGCAGCCCGGGCACCGCAGCTACAACCTGCAGGAGAGGAGACGCATCGGAAGCATGACGGGGGCTGAGCAGGCGTTGCTGCCTCGGGTTCCCACGGATGAGAGCGAGGCGCAGACACTGGCCACAGCTGACCTGGACCTCATGAAAAGTGCGTGCCAGGCCTGGGCCAGCCTGGAGctggtggggcggggggtgggggtaagAGAAAGGGACCTTTGACCCTGTCCTCCCCCCCCCTCAACTGCAGGTCACCGGTTTGAGGATGTTCCTGGCGTACGGAGACACTTGGTGCGGAAGAATGCCAAGGCATCTGTACAGAGTGGCCGGGAAGGGCGAGAGCCTGGCCCCACACCTCGGGCCCGGCCCCGGGCCCCCCACAAGCCCCATGAGGTGAGTTCTCCACTCCACCGTCTTCCATCATCTCCCTGTTCATCTGTTCTCCACAGCCCCCACCGCTTCTCAGACCAGTGGTGATCTTGAGCCCCAGGGTGGCCATGTATGGTTTCCAAGGTTGCACACTGCACAAGAGTGCAATCTTCaacagtattgattttttttttaattgacatatagttgataaCACAATATTATGTTAGCCTGAGGTGCCCCACATAACCAGTCAACATTTAAACATTACAGAATGTTCACTACGGTTAAGTCTAGGAGCCGTCTGTCCCCAAATTGTTATTATGGTGTTACTGAGCTGCTGTTGCTGGTGTGGCTGTTACAGTTCTGGTCCACATCTTAGACATGTCGACTTCTCTCACGGCCGTTCTCTGGCAGCTGGCAGTGAGGTGTCTGAGGGGGGCTTTGTGCAGCAGCACACGTCATGTCTCAGAGTCCTCTCACCTCCCTGCTCAAGTCCTCCCACATCCTGTGAGGGTGACAGGGACAGTGACTGGCCAAGGCCACTCAGGTacttagtgaaagtcgctcagtcgtgtccgactcttagtgaccccatgaactgtacagtccatgggattctccaggccagaatactggagtggggagccgtttccttctccaggggatcctcccaacccagggatcgaacccgggtctcccgcattgcaggcagactctttaccatctgatccacaaGGGGAGCCCCGTACTTAGTGATGCTGCCCATCTGAGATTTCAGCACTCTGGTCTTGAGCCCTGCCCCtgccagtgggtttttttttgggtAACCTTTTGGTTGCGGTCAAACAGACACAGTAAAAGCACACTCAGGTTAAGCGTACAGCTCCGTGATGCTTTGCACGTGTCAACCCTAGCCAAGCCTACCTCGATACAGGACATGCCCACACTCAGAAAGTTCCTCCAGGCCTCTGCCTAGTCAGCACCCTCAGAAGTGACCGCTGTGTCACTCTTCAGTTTTGCCAGTTCTAGAAATGCGTGTAAATGCATCCTGCCgagttcctgtgtgtgtgttgagagacCACTCATCAAACACTTCCTCTGAGTCATACTCCATGCCAAGTGTTCTGTGTACTTTTCTTTTATCCCCCACTATGCcccccatttttttaaattatagttgatttacaaggtggagctggtttcaggtgtatggcacagtaattcagttatacatacgtaTACCTATCTgtattttcagattctcttcccttacaggttattacagactATTGAGTACTTAGCTCTTTGAGCCATACAGTAAGTGGGTCTTTCTTGGCCCGCTAGTGGCCTTTGAGGTGGGTGGCATCGCTCCTCTTTCACAGCCGAGGGAGAGCCGCAGGTGGGTTGGTAACTCGCCTGGGCTCCGGGCCTGTGCCCTGTGCCCCCCGCCCCGGGACACAGCCTCTGTCCCGCCACGCCCTCTCCTGTTGCCCCAAGGTGTTTGTGGAGCTGAATGAGCTGCTGCTGGACAAAAACCAGGAGCCTCAGTGGCGGGAGACGGCGCGCTGGATCAAATTCGAGGAGGACGTGGAGGAGGAGACGGAGCGCTGGGGGAAGCCCCACGTGGCCTCCCTCTCGTTCCGCAGCCTCCTGGAGCTGCGCCGGACCCTGGCCCACGGTAACGCGTGCCCCCGCACCCACCCAGCCTGCCCATCCTCGCCCTGAGAATTGCCTTTGCCCAAGCCCGTTCTCCGAGGACCAAATGGTCCCACACATTTGTCTTGAGCAACAGGGTGTGTAATGTCACCAGAGCCCAGGAGGGAGCATCTCTTGTCATGACGTCACCTCTCGCAAGGCCTGCTGTTCCTCGGGCTCTGTCGTTGGGTGGCTGCAGGGCAGGACTGACCCTCTTCTCTGGTCTGGCATCTTCAGCAAGCAGCTTCTCTAAGTGATATTTTCAGATAAACTGAAGCTGGTATGTTTTGGATGCTGCGGTGTTGTTAAATGGTTTTGGTGGAATGCTTTCTGAGATCCTAGAGGTTCTGGGCAGTGTGACCTAACCTGTAGGGCGGTGTGGGCTCTTGGCAGTGTGACCTAACCTGTAGGGCGGTGTGGCCTCTGCCGCGTGAGCACAGGTGCTCCCGTCTGATGTTCTGCTCTTGGCTTGTTTCCTCCTTCCTGCTGGGGAACCGCTCCCACTTGCTGTCAGCGGCCGAGGACTCAGAAACCTGCTGTCAGGACTGTTTCCCAGCTAGGAGTTACTAGGCTCTGAGTGAGGCTTGAGGGCTTTGGGTGAGGTGCCAGAGCGCAGGGCTTGATCGCAAGGCTGTGCTGTCTGGCTTTTGGCTGCTCAGGGGGCCTTCGGTTCTGTTTGTTCCATGTCCCCGTGAGTTGACCTTGACGGGAAAACGACCTGGTGACTTTTGAGAGGACCTTCGTCTCtctaggaaatggcagctcagaGCAGGGATGGGCTGGGTGTCCTTGAGCAGCTGCTGGACTTGGGGACGCTGAGGAGTCCAGGGCAGGCGGTTACTCTTCAGATGGCTTCAGGGCTGCCGCAGCCGGCTGGGTCGTGTTCcagagggcagagctgggccCTCAAGTAGACGGCAGAGGCGGCAGCGTGGTCTGGAGGAAGTTCCTGGCAGCGAAGGGCAGTCCAGCCTATGTGGGTGGCCTGGGACGCTTCCTGCTGTGTGCTTCCCAGAAGGGGTGTCTGGGCAAGGTCTAGCCAGGTGTCCTCTCTGAGAGCTGGGGTTTCCTGGCCTCTGCTGAGCCTCACAACATTCCTGCAGGGAGAGAGGGCCTGGGGACCTGGGCCTCAGGCCGAGCTGGGCCCCGCTCGCCGGTTTCGGGGTTGGGCAGTGCCTCCCTGGCTGTCCCCCCATTCCCAGCCCAGCCCCCCGATTCTTGGCTGGAGACGAGGCCCCTCTGTGTCGTCCTCATTCCAGGGGCCGTGCTCTTGGACCTGGATCAGCAGACCCTCCCTGGCGTGGCCCACCAGGTGGTGGAGCAGATGGTCATCTCAGACCAGATCAAGGCCGAGGACAGAGCCAACGTGCTGCGGGCCCTGCTGCTGAAACACAGGTGAGACCCTGCGCACCACACTCTGCCTGCCTGACCCCAGTCGCCAGCCCGCCTCACCTCCCTGCCTGCTGCCCCGCAGCCACCCGAGTGACGAGAAGGACTTCTCCTTCCCCCGCAACATCTCGGCCGGTTCCCTGGGCTCCCTGCTGGGGCATCACCACGGCCAGGGCGCCGAGAGTGACCCCCACGTCACCGAGCCCCTCATCGGAGGCGTTCCCGAGACCCGGCTGGAGGTGGAGCGAGAGGTGAGGGGGAGAAGGCGGCCTTGCCGGGGTGAGGTCCGGCCACCCCAGCGGCTGCAGGACCCCGACCCAGCGGGGCGGGGACGGGCAGGGGCAGGGCGGCCCAACTGAGCCCTGGCCTCCCGCCTCCCCAGCGCGAGCCGCCTGCTCCGGCTCCTCCGGCCGGCATCACTCGCTCCAAGTCCAAGCACGAGCTGAAGCTGCTGGAGAAGATCCCTGAGAATGCCGAGGCCACGGTGGTCCTCGTGGGTATGCAGGGcaaggggtggggcgggggctgggggccaCCCAGGCTGGGCTCTCACCCACGATGGCCACACACCCACAGGCTGCGTGGAGTTCCTGGCCCGCCCCACCATGGCCTTCGTGCGGCTGCGGGAGGCGGTGGAGCTGGACGCGGTGCTGGAGGTGCCTGTGCCGGTGCGCTTCCTCTTCCTGCTGCTGGGCCCGAGCAGCGCCAACATGGACTACCACGAGATCGGCCGCTCCATCTCCACCCTCATGTCTGACAAGGTCAGCCGCTGCagcctgccacccccacccccaaccccccacccctggTGCCCAGCCCAGCTCCTGGGCCCTGGCCCCTTGTCCTGCATCCTCACTCGTCCCGGTCCCGCTCCGGCAGCAATTCCATGAGGCGGCCTACCTGGCGGACGAGCGGGAGGACCTGCTGACGGCCATCAACGCCTTCCTGGATTGCAGCGTGGTGCTGCCGCCGTCGGAGGTGCAGGGCGAGGAGCTGTTGCGGTCGGTCGCTCACTTCCAGCGCCAGATGCTCAAGAAGCGGGAGGAGCAGGGCCGGCTGCTGCCCCCGGGGGCCGGGCTGGAGCCCAAGTCGGCCCAGGATAAGGGTACGGGGCCAGTACGAGCCAGGGGGCTGGGTCGGGCTGGGGTGTCAGGAGGGCAGACGGGTGGGCGGGTGCCCTGACGCAGGCCCCGGGCTGCAGCGCTCCTGCAGATGGTAGAGGTGGCCGGTGCGGTGGAAGACGATCCCCTGCGGCGGACGGGCCGGCCTTTTGGGGGGCTGATCCGAGACGTGCGGCGCCGCTACCCCCACTACCTGAGCGACTTCCGGGACGCGCTGGACCCCCAGTGCCTGGCCGCCGTCATCTTCATCTACTTTGCGGCCCTGTCTCCCGCCATCACCTTCGGGGGGCTGCTGGGTAAGGAGGGGCTTAGGcagggcagagaggggagggTGTGACCCCCCCCACGCCCCGCCACCAGCCCCTGAGCAGGTTCCTGCTGCCCTAGGGGAGAAGACACACGACCTGATCGGGGTGTCAGAGCTCATCATGTCCACGGCCATCCAGGGCGTGCTTTTCTGCCTGTTGGGGGCCCAGCCGTTGCTGGTGATCGGCTTCTCGGGGCCCCTGCTGGTCTTCGAGGAGGCCTTCTTCTCGGTGAGCGACCACAGGTTGTTGGTGCTGGTTCCTCCTGCCCAGCTctgctccctctcccttcctctgcaCCCGCCCccacactccccccaccccaccccccactcctcgGGAGCCCCCAGACTCTGAGCCCGACTccgcccaccccctccccctgcccaccccagttCTGCAGCAGCAACAACCTGGAGTACCTGGTGGGCCGCGTGTGGATCGGCTTCTGGCTGGTGCTGCTGGCCCTGCTCATGGTGGCCCTGGAGGGCAGCTTCCTGGTGCGCTTCGTCTCCCGCTTCACCCAGGAGATCTTTGCCTTCCTCATCTCGCTCATCTTCATCTACGAGACCTTCTACAAGCTGGTGAAGGTGGGTAGGGCCCCCATGGGACCTGGCCCGCGAGGGAGCTGGGGGCCTCCTGCTCCTGGGTTCTCCACGTGTGAGGCCTGTTGCTAACACATACACCGGGACTTCAGATAGGTCTCAAAGACTCACCTAGTTTTAATAACAAAGGTGACGTGTGCTTTTGATAAGATGGCAGAGGATCCAAAAGTCAGAGGGAAAGGCCCCCAAGTTGACAGACAGGCTCTCATGTCTGTGTCTGGGTCAGGATCAGACGTGTCCGCAGGGTTTGCCACGCTCCCCTGGATGCTCCTCCAGGCCTGTCTGGAGCCTCGCTCCCAGCTGCCTTCCCCAGTTAGACCAGCTCCCCTCTCTTAACCCTTAGTGGTCTTGCGCTCCCATCTGTTCACCTCGGTCATTTTCTTAAgacaagctccttgagggcaggccgACTACCCTGGGCCCTCCTGTCCCACCCAACACACTCAGTCCCAGACATCTGGCCAATTAAGCGTATGGAGTCCTTCATTCTCTCCCCAGACCTTCCAGGAGCACCCCCTCCACGGATGTTCCGTCTCCAACAGCTCTGAGGCAGACAGTGGCGAGAATGCCACATGGCCCGGGGCAGGAACCACGCTGGGGCCAAGGAACGAGAGCTCAGCCAGGCCGCCCGGGCAGGGCAGGCTCCGGGGCCAGCCCAACACCGCCCTGCTGTCACTGGTTCTCATGGCCGGCACCTTCTTCATCGCCTTCTTCTTGCGCAAATTCAAGAACAGCCGGTTCTTCCCCGGCCGGGTGTGTGGGCTGGCAGGCCCGAGGGAGGCATAAAGCCCCGGGGCGGGGGAAGGAAGGGGGTTACCCGGCCTGGATGGcggtgtggggcctctgagcgcgGTGCTTGCCCACAGGTACGGCGCGTCATTGGGGACTTCGGGGTGCCCATCGCCATTCTCATCATGGTGCTTGTGGATTACAGTATTGAGGACACCTACACCCAGGTATGGTGGTGCGCATGCAGTGATGAGGGGGTGCTGGACTCCAGACCCCCAGGACCAGAGCTGCTTCTAAACTGGGCAGATACCCAACCTCTCCCACAGCACACGCTCAGCGTGCCCCCTGCCCCAGTGCAGCTCAGGGCATGCCCCCCACCAAGGTTCACCCGCCTCGGCCCCACCCTCTGCCCTGCAGAAGCTGAGCGTGCCCAGCGGCTTCTCAGTGACAGCCCCAGAGAAGCGGGGCTGGGTCATCAACCCCCTGGGGGAGAAGAGCACCTTCCCTGTGTGGATGATGGTTGCCAGCCTGCTGCCTGCCATCTTGGTCTTCATCCTTATCTTCATGGAAACACAGATCACCACGTGAGTGGTCTGGCAGAGGGGTCGCTGTGCAGACAGGGACGACCTGCTGCATGGAGGGGCTGGAGCCCCCCGGCAGACTGGCTGCTGAAGTTTGTAGACAACAGAAAATCCCACTGAAATGTGCCGACATGGGCACAGTACACACTGGCTGCCTGTCCAGGGGGTAGGGGGTGGCCACTGGGATAGGACTCAGCTCCATGATGGAACCCTCATTCTGAAGGGGATGGGCAGGGACCTCCGGGTTCCAGAAACAGAAGGTGACTGCCTGGGCGCTCTGGAAAGACCCAGTTGTCtgctgagctgggctggggggCCTGGGGCTCAGGGCGTGCCTGTCCCCACTCAGGCTGATCATCTCCAAGAAGGAGCGCATGCTTCAGAAGGGCTCCGGCTTCCACCTGGACTTGCTGCTCATCGTGGCTATGGGCGGCATCTGTGCCCTCTTCGGCTTGCCCTGGTTGGCCGCCGCCACTGTCCGCTCCGTCACGCACGCAAATGCGCTCACGGTCATGAGCAAGGCGGTGGCACCTGGGGACAAGCCCAAGATCCAGGAGGTCAAGGAGCAGCGGGTGACAGGGCTGCTGGTGGCCCTGCTCGTGGGTATGTTCGCCTCTTCCTCCCAGCCTTCCTGGAGGGGTCTCAGGGCCATGGCCAATTCGGGTGGAGGGGTGGAGTGCCCCGGGGCCAGTTGTTCCTCCCCCTTGCCCCGCAGGCCTCTCCTTGGTCATCGGGGATCTGCTCCGGCAGATCCCCCTGGCTGTGCTCTTCGGGATTTTCCTATACATGGGCGTGACCTCCCTGAACGGGATCCAGTTCTATGAGCGGCTGCACCTGCTGCTCATGCCGCCCAAACACCACCCAGATGTCACCTACGTCAAGAAGGTGAGACCCGGCTGGGAAGGGCCCCACGCCTCTCCCCCCTGCCCAGTCTGCGTGGGTCACCCTCCGGCCCCCCATCTATGCACCCTGGCCAGCACCAGCCTGTGCAGACCTGGCTCCCTCCGGGGCCCGGGCTCACCCTTCTCGCCCTGTGTCACTCTGCCCCCAGGTCCGGACCCTGCGTATGCACCTGTTCACGGCCCTGCAGCTGCTCTGCCTGGCCGTGCTCTGGGCGGTCATGTCCACCGCGGCCTCCCTGGCCTTCCCCTTCATCCTCATCCTCACGGTGCCGCTTCGCATGGTGGTGCTGACCCGCATCTTCACCGAGCGGGAGATGAAATACGTAAGGCCTGCGCTCCTCCCCAGCCTCGCTGGCCCCACCCACGCGGTCTTGCTGGGAGGTCGCCCACCTTCCTGACTCTGTCCTGGCCCACAGCTGGATGCTAACGAGGCAGAACCGGTGTTCGATGAGCGGGAGGGTGTGGACGAGTACAACGAGATGCCCATGCCTGTGTAACTGCTGCCTGGACGGACAGCCAAGGGATGGACGGACAGAGGGAACAGGGGCTGGGGGGGGTGCTCTCCCCATCCTCTTCCCTCCTCATTTTTATTTAAGTGAATAATTTAaggccctcccccccacccctccgcaGTAAAGTGCTTCGGCCCCCACCTATCCCTAGTCTTCTGTGTGTGTCAGTGTCAGCCCGGTGTGAATGGGAAACACGTGGGGGAACCCAGCCCACCCGTCCCAGAAACAAAACATGCGATGGGGAAGGAAAGGGACTTTAATGACAAATCAACGCAGAGGGAAGCAAAGTGCAAATTGTCCACCCCCAAGAGGGGGCCATCCTGAGCCCATGTGCACCCCTCACCCCCCTTCAGGTCCCCAGCGGAGGCCCAGGGCCTGGAGCTTCTGCCTCAGGTAGCTCTTGAGCTGGGGCAGGCCTCTCTGGGACTCCAGTTCTTCAAAGGGTAGCTGCCAGGCAGAGGACAGAATTCGTCATCCCTGAGGGCTGGGGAACTGGCAGCCGGGTCGGATGGGGGCGTGGTGTGGCACGGTGTGGGCGGGGCCGCAGGGCGTGGCgtgggatgggggcggggccTCACCGGCAGGAGctggtagcccatcaggcccaGGTGCCGCTCCCGCAGGGCTCGGGAGCCCAGCAGCACCCGGCCATCCCGACAGAAGTGCCAGCGCTCCCGCAGCATCAGCACCACCCTGGAGAGGAAGGGACTGCGGCTCAGGCGCTATGCGCGGGGGTCGGGGAGGCTCTCCCAAGCTCCTGCCTTACCTTTGGGCAGGGTCCCGAGTGGCGCGGGGACAGGACCTGGGAGGGTACGGCAGGAAGGGGTCCTGGGCTCTCACGGGTAGCACCGCGCCGCAGCTGCTGACACACAGCAGGAAGTCTGCGGGGCCGGGAGAGAAAGAGCCACTGGCTTCCGGCGGAGGCTCTGCTTCCCGGGGGCTCGCCGGCCCACCCGGAGCTCACCTGTGCTGTAGCCTGGAGGCACGGTCAGGTCCTGCCGGTATTTCTCCTCCCCTAGCAGCTGACGCAGCCCCTCTGCTACTATGTCCTTATGACTGAGGGGAGAGAAGCTCGGGTCAGAAAGTCCCCCAGGACACTCTTTTTAGCTTGGTCCCACCTACTTCCACACCCATGCTGGGAAAGGGCCTTCGGGGCTTAGCTTTCTGGTGACCCAGAGCACAGCAGCATAGACAGCTCAGGGTCCCCCAGGCCGGTCTACCTGGGTGCTCCTCGACAGccaacccctcccctccccttccccaagtGCCCACCCACCTGTACTTGCAGCGGGCACGGTCAGTGATGAGTGGCTGGGGGAAGATGGGCACTTGCTGCCTTCGGGGAAGGCGGGCACCCTGATATCCTGGGAGCTCCAGCTCCACCGCCGTGTCTAGCAGGGAGAGGTAGCGCCGCACGATCAGGGCATGAGGGGTGCCTGTGGGGAAAGCAGGACGAGGCTTACTGGGGTGCAGACCCTCACTCCTGCTTCCCCGGTCCCCCAGCCCTCCAGGACACAGCCAGCCCCCCAGGGCTGCGCACCACTGACGTGGTTGATGAAACCAGGGGAAAAGACAAAGTGCAGGGCTCGGAAGGGCAGGCACCGCAGCTGACACAGTGACATCAAGATGTTGACAGTTGCCAGGGGGGCCACCCCTGCTTCCCGAGCCAGGATCCTCTCAAGGCAGGGCATAAACTGCTGCTCCAGAGGCACGTAGTTCAGCCGCCCAAAGGGCAGGACCAACTTCTGTACCACCTGTGGGGCAAAGAGCAGCCCATCACCCAGGGGGAAGGTTCTCTGGTCTTCTTTACAAGCTGAACCTCAGGAATGATTGGCCTGCAAGCTGATAACATCAGTCACTGTAAAGGCAGGACAGTCCCCTCTACAGCACAGACGCTCAACAGCATAAGCACTGCTCGAGCCCCGTGAGGTCAGTCTCCAAACAAGCAGAGACATGGCTGTGGGTTCTGGCCCAGAAGACTTGGTGGAGTGGGATCGACCAAGCTAAGACAGTGGCTAAGGGTGTTTGGAGAAGTGCAGAGAACCAGGTgtacctgggggggggggggggggtgcgttGGACAAGCCAGTGGGGGTATGAGCCTAGGTGGTACCCCAGGGGAGAGGACAGAGAGCCTAGGTGGGTGGTCTGCTGCATTAAGCAGCAGCCAATCAAGTGGAcaagggggcaggggtgggcagcTAGGCCTGCCGGGGTGTCTGAGAACCATCaggagaggagcctgggaaggtgggaggcAATCCCACCTTGCTGTTGAGCTGGgcttcctggaccaccaggaagtggGCAATGGCTTCCAGAAGCTGGGGCTCCCTCAACCGGTGGCGGGCCAAGTGCTGGGCCAGGAGCACCATCACGTGGGGAGTCAGTTCCTCGGGCCTGGCCTCTGTGAAGAACAGCTTATCACGCTGGACCCTCAGGCCAGACCTGGGCGAGATTCCAGCAGAtaccacctgcccccacccccccatcaccTGTCCCCCCCTCCAGCACCTGCCAGGCTGCGGATGAGGTGCTGCTGAGGCCGCCGCTGGAAACGGGGACAGCTTAGAGCGGCTTCCAACCTTTGCCCACCGCGAAGGATAGGCGGCAGAGGGGGCGGTGGCTTCGGAGGGAGACGGAACCTTCGCTCCTGCTCCAGGGTGCAAATCAGGGGCCCATCTGATGGGAAGCCTGAGAGGCAGAGGGTCaaaggaggcagggaaggagCTGCTCTGCTCTGCTGCAATCCTGCAGTTTTAGTTAGTGAATCCCCAGTCCTTCTCATCTGTTTTCTGGGCTGGAAGGTCTGCTACAGAGCACGCAGAACCACCAGAGAAATGGGAACTACCACGTGAATAAAGGTATCACAACAGTCTGTGGGGAAGGCCCTATACAGGGAAGATAGTAAGATCTCGTCTCTTGCCAATGGTGATAAATTGCAGTGGCTCCCTAGGGCACTGTATTAGAAgagacctggtggctcagtgatgaagaatccacctgccaatcaatgcacaggtttgatccctgggtccggaagatcccctagggaaggaaatggcaacccatgccagtattcttgcctggagaatcccatggacagaggagcctggtgggctatggtccatggggtcacagaagagccagacatgacttagcgactaaacaacaacaaaaaaggggtGGCACCCTAATCTAAGCTCCGACTCAAGCTGCTTGATTCGTGATAACTGTTGTAGATTCTGCAGAGCAGCAGCAAGTGTGGCATCCCTCAGCAAGTGTGCCATTCCTGGCAAAGCCTGAGGTGGGTTCTGTCAGTATCTCGGGTGGGTCTGCTACAGTTTCTCTGTCCTTCCATTAACACCCACCCACCCCTAGACACCGTCCTCACCCAGTAAGGCTGCAAGGTGCAGACACACGTGGATGGTGTGAATGTCAAAGGAGGGGCAGTTTCGGATGATGAGCTGACTCAGGTCCTGCAGCGTGGCCTGCTCCACAGGAGGCGGCCGTGGCAGAGACCCCAAGAGCTGGCTCAGACGACGAAGTGCCACAGGGTAGTGGTGGGCGCGCACTTTGGTGGGGTTCTGCCCCAGCCAGCGCAGCAGCTCCCCAGGGCTCCTCGCCTGTTCCAGAAGCCGCTGCAACCCCTGCACAGGGCCTGCACGGGGGCCTCCTCCAGGAGGCCGGTGGTCTCCCCATTTGTTGGGTCCCAGACAGCAGGGCTGTACTGGTGGGAGCAGCAGCAAGCCAGACAGACGAGCACTGGAGgcctgggcagagagcaggacTCGAAGCATGGAGTTGGGTGCTGGAGACCCTGAGGGGTGGCCCAGAAAAGGGGGTGAGGTATTCTCCAAAGGGGAGAAAGACCAGCTCTCTACTCCTCACCTCACTCCCCAtccagagaagcctggggtcAGAGCAACCCGGGCTCTCTTTGCCCTTCTTTGACTGCTCTGGTCCTCTTCCCCAACCCACCCCTCTCTGACTCCTTCCAACCTTTGCGAGAGCAATCGG
This is a stretch of genomic DNA from Dama dama isolate Ldn47 chromosome 18, ASM3311817v1, whole genome shotgun sequence. It encodes these proteins:
- the SLC4A2 gene encoding anion exchange protein 2 isoform X1; its protein translation is MSSGPRRPTSGADSFRTPEPESLGPVTAPSFAAEQEEDELHRTLGVERFEEILQEAGSRGGEELGRSYGEEDFEYHRQSSHHIHHPLSTHLPPDTRRRKTPQGPGRKLRRRPGASPTGETPTIEEGEEEDDEASEAEGARALSQPSPASTPSSVQFFLQEDEGADRKAEATSPSLPPPQPHQEAAPRATKAAQTGAQVEEVAAVASGTAGGDDGGASGRLLTKAQPGHRSYNLQERRRIGSMTGAEQALLPRVPTDESEAQTLATADLDLMKSHRFEDVPGVRRHLVRKNAKASVQSGREGREPGPTPRARPRAPHKPHEVFVELNELLLDKNQEPQWRETARWIKFEEDVEEETERWGKPHVASLSFRSLLELRRTLAHGAVLLDLDQQTLPGVAHQVVEQMVISDQIKAEDRANVLRALLLKHSHPSDEKDFSFPRNISAGSLGSLLGHHHGQGAESDPHVTEPLIGGVPETRLEVEREREPPAPAPPAGITRSKSKHELKLLEKIPENAEATVVLVGCVEFLARPTMAFVRLREAVELDAVLEVPVPVRFLFLLLGPSSANMDYHEIGRSISTLMSDKQFHEAAYLADEREDLLTAINAFLDCSVVLPPSEVQGEELLRSVAHFQRQMLKKREEQGRLLPPGAGLEPKSAQDKALLQMVEVAGAVEDDPLRRTGRPFGGLIRDVRRRYPHYLSDFRDALDPQCLAAVIFIYFAALSPAITFGGLLGEKTHDLIGVSELIMSTAIQGVLFCLLGAQPLLVIGFSGPLLVFEEAFFSFCSSNNLEYLVGRVWIGFWLVLLALLMVALEGSFLVRFVSRFTQEIFAFLISLIFIYETFYKLVKTFQEHPLHGCSVSNSSEADSGENATWPGAGTTLGPRNESSARPPGQGRLRGQPNTALLSLVLMAGTFFIAFFLRKFKNSRFFPGRVRRVIGDFGVPIAILIMVLVDYSIEDTYTQKLSVPSGFSVTAPEKRGWVINPLGEKSTFPVWMMVASLLPAILVFILIFMETQITTLIISKKERMLQKGSGFHLDLLLIVAMGGICALFGLPWLAAATVRSVTHANALTVMSKAVAPGDKPKIQEVKEQRVTGLLVALLVGLSLVIGDLLRQIPLAVLFGIFLYMGVTSLNGIQFYERLHLLLMPPKHHPDVTYVKKVRTLRMHLFTALQLLCLAVLWAVMSTAASLAFPFILILTVPLRMVVLTRIFTEREMKYLDANEAEPVFDEREGVDEYNEMPMPV